Proteins from a single region of Mucilaginibacter daejeonensis:
- a CDS encoding phosphoribosylanthranilate isomerase: protein MKIKVCGMRDPANIRKVAALHPDLLGFIFYSRSPRYVGEWIQEALSAAHEPIIKTGVFVNEDIDTIDQLIDAHGLDAVQLHGAESPEVCAALRDRAKVIKAFGVNEQFDMQVLKPYVGVVDHFLFDTKTEAHGGSGVTFDWRVLDSYQLEVPFFLSGGLSLENLESVKNLQHPAFYGVDLNSRFETGPGIKDIDRLRKAFEILRA from the coding sequence ATGAAGATCAAGGTTTGCGGGATGAGAGACCCGGCTAACATAAGGAAAGTAGCAGCGCTGCATCCTGACCTGCTCGGCTTCATTTTTTACAGCCGATCGCCCAGGTATGTGGGAGAATGGATACAGGAAGCCCTGAGCGCGGCACACGAACCGATCATCAAAACTGGTGTTTTTGTGAACGAGGACATCGACACCATTGACCAGCTGATCGATGCACATGGCCTTGATGCGGTACAACTTCATGGAGCCGAAAGCCCGGAGGTTTGCGCTGCACTTCGTGATCGTGCCAAGGTGATCAAGGCCTTTGGTGTTAACGAACAGTTCGATATGCAGGTGCTGAAGCCATACGTGGGTGTGGTGGATCACTTCCTGTTCGACACCAAGACCGAAGCGCACGGTGGATCTGGCGTAACGTTCGATTGGCGGGTGCTTGATAGCTATCAGCTTGAGGTGCCCTTCTTTTTATCAGGCGGTTTGAGCTTAGAGAACCTTGAAAGCGTGAAAAATTTGCAACATCCGGCCTTTTATGGTGTTGACCTCAACAGCAGGTTCGAGACCGGGCCCGGAATTAAGGACATTGACAGATTGCGTAAAGCATTCGAAATATTACGAGCATAA
- the trpD gene encoding anthranilate phosphoribosyltransferase — MKAILNHLFEHKTFSREQSKEILTNIAQGQYNATQMAAFMTAYCMRTITVHELEGFRDAMLELCLPVQLDAGDLIDLCGTGGDGKDTFNISTLASFVVAGAGYKVAKHGNYGVSSGCGSSNVMEYLGYQFTNDMDELSRGLDRAGICFLHAPLFHPAMKTVAPIRRELSVKTFFNMLGPMVNPARPKNQMVGVYNLELARLYAYLYQRSDVKYTIVNALDGYDEISLTGDFKTFSSQGEQINSIAGLGFDKLDPNEIAGGHTVAGSAEIFMKVLNGEASTAQNNVVLCNAALAIRTITPEKTFADSFYEAEDALLSGKALKSFKLLLDQ; from the coding sequence ATGAAAGCCATACTGAACCATTTATTTGAGCACAAGACCTTTAGCCGCGAGCAATCGAAAGAGATACTGACCAACATTGCCCAGGGCCAATATAACGCCACGCAAATGGCTGCCTTTATGACCGCCTATTGTATGCGCACCATCACGGTGCACGAACTGGAAGGTTTCAGAGATGCGATGCTGGAGCTTTGCCTGCCCGTACAACTGGACGCCGGCGACCTGATCGACCTTTGCGGTACCGGCGGCGACGGCAAGGATACTTTTAACATCTCTACCCTGGCATCGTTCGTGGTGGCAGGAGCGGGGTATAAGGTGGCTAAGCATGGTAACTACGGCGTGTCATCAGGCTGTGGTTCATCCAACGTGATGGAGTACCTGGGTTACCAGTTCACCAACGATATGGACGAGCTAAGCCGTGGGTTGGACAGAGCAGGCATCTGCTTTTTGCATGCCCCGTTGTTCCATCCAGCCATGAAGACCGTGGCGCCGATACGCCGCGAGCTCAGCGTGAAGACCTTTTTTAACATGTTGGGCCCCATGGTGAACCCGGCCAGGCCTAAGAACCAGATGGTAGGGGTGTATAACTTGGAATTGGCCCGCTTGTATGCTTACCTGTATCAACGGTCGGACGTGAAGTATACGATCGTTAACGCGCTGGATGGTTATGATGAAATATCGTTAACAGGCGACTTCAAGACCTTTTCGAGCCAGGGCGAGCAGATTAACAGCATTGCCGGATTAGGCTTTGATAAACTGGACCCGAACGAGATAGCAGGTGGCCACACGGTAGCCGGATCGGCCGAGATCTTTATGAAAGTATTGAACGGCGAGGCCTCCACTGCGCAAAATAACGTAGTATTGTGCAACGCTGCACTGGCCATACGCACTATCACGCCTGAAAAGACCTTTGCCGATAGTTTTTATGAGGCCGAGGATGCTTTGCTAAGCGGCAAGGCGCTGAAAAGCTTCAAGCTATTATTGGATCAATAA
- a CDS encoding SDR family oxidoreductase, protein MSNYPEKFPAETQDHQPGTEAEMTPRPEYIKPDYRAAGKLQGKVALITGGDSGIGRAVAIHYATEGADVAIVYLDEDEDAKETQRLVQEAGRQCLLIKGDIRQSSFCKEAVERTASELNGLNILVNNAAVQYPQEDFEAIDEEQLQRTFQTNILSHFHFSSAAMKYLKEGDSIINTTSVTAYRSSPHLIDYSTTKGAIVTFTRSLSKNLAEKKIRVNGVAPGPVWTPLIVSSFDEEKIAKFGQDVPLGRAGQPSEVGPAYVFLASDDASYITGQIIHVNGGEIING, encoded by the coding sequence ATGTCGAACTATCCAGAAAAATTCCCTGCCGAAACACAAGATCATCAGCCCGGCACCGAGGCCGAAATGACGCCAAGGCCCGAATACATCAAACCCGATTACCGCGCCGCCGGCAAGTTACAGGGCAAAGTAGCACTGATCACCGGTGGCGACAGTGGCATTGGCCGCGCAGTGGCCATACATTACGCTACGGAAGGTGCCGATGTGGCCATCGTGTATCTTGACGAGGATGAAGATGCCAAAGAGACCCAACGGCTGGTGCAGGAAGCCGGGAGACAATGCCTGCTCATCAAAGGCGATATCAGGCAAAGCAGCTTTTGCAAGGAGGCGGTCGAACGTACGGCCAGCGAGCTAAACGGACTGAATATATTGGTGAATAATGCCGCCGTACAATATCCGCAAGAGGACTTCGAGGCCATTGATGAGGAACAGTTACAGCGCACGTTCCAAACCAATATCCTGTCGCATTTCCACTTTTCATCAGCGGCCATGAAGTATTTAAAAGAGGGCGACAGCATCATCAATACCACATCGGTAACGGCTTACCGCTCATCGCCCCATTTGATCGATTATTCGACCACCAAAGGCGCTATCGTGACCTTTACACGGTCATTATCCAAGAACCTGGCCGAGAAAAAGATCCGCGTGAACGGCGTGGCACCCGGCCCGGTATGGACACCGCTGATCGTATCGAGTTTTGACGAGGAGAAGATCGCCAAATTTGGCCAGGACGTGCCGCTGGGCCGTGCCGGACAACCATCAGAAGTTGGTCCTGCGTACGTGTTCCTGGCTTCGGATGACGCCTCGTACATCACTGGCCAGATCATTCACGTAAACGGTGGCGAGATCATTAACGGCTGA